The following are encoded together in the Bos javanicus breed banteng chromosome 4, ARS-OSU_banteng_1.0, whole genome shotgun sequence genome:
- the TMEM196 gene encoding transmembrane protein 196 isoform X5: protein MILFSACCICGLIGGILNFQFLRAVTKKTSSLYPLHLASMSLACIGIGGCTLSSWLTCRLASYEQRRMFSEREHSLHHSHEMAEKRLRAIEITDLPSCPVVPPTPELPTRK from the exons ATGATCCTCTTTTCTGCCTGCTGCATCTGCGGGCTCATTGGGGGCATCCTGAATTTTCAGTTCCTCCGGGCAGTGACGAAGAAGACCTCCTCCCTCTACCCGCTGCATCTCGCCTCCATGTCTCTCGCATGCATTGGGATCGGAGGCTGCACCCTCTCTTCGTGGCTCACTTGTCGACTAGCCAGCTATGAACAGAGGAGGATGTTCTCAGAAAGGGAGCATTCTCTGCATCACTCTCATGAAATGGCTGAGAAA AGATTGAGGGCTATTGAAATAACCGACTTGCCCAGCTGCCCGGTGGTGCCCCCGACACCAGAGTTACCTACAAG GAAATGA